The following is a genomic window from Onthophagus taurus isolate NC chromosome 1, IU_Otau_3.0, whole genome shotgun sequence.
ctagatatttctaaaaattttaaggaatttagacacattttcaaagttatCTATTTAGTTATTCCCAAAGATTTATGTAggcattttttagtatttccaGAAGATTTCAACTGATTTTTCAAGATTTTATAGAATTAATAAGATTATCTaggattttgaagaaaactttaaaatttgttaagtaCTGGAAGTAGATAAACTATTTGGAGTAAACAAATAGTTCTTCAAGTACTTGTTTTGTCAAACAAGTATCCAGTACATTTTAAGCTAAATACTGAAAGTACAAGTATTATGTACTTACAATTTGAAAGTACTGGCAGTAAactacttaaaataaaaaaagtactgAAAACTTTACTTGCACTACATTTTTACTGCAAGTAGCTCTACtctggttctagttttaattcaataacaaTACACAACCTAGCGCTACCTAATGCCAATTAGCGCTACTTAgcactgtcattagaactaactctagaactagaatcattcgggtttagccgtctttagagacgtgtggctaaacccgaatgattctaggtctagagttagttccagttttaatttaataataatacacaaCCTAGAGCTATTtagtgctaactagcgctacttagAACTGTCaaattagaactaactctagatctagaactagaaacattcgggtttagtcgtctttagagacgtgtggctaaacccgaatgattctaggtctagagttagttccagttttaatttaataacaatacacAACCTAGCGCTATCTAgcgctaactagcgctacttagAACTGTCaacctagaactaactctagaactagaatcattcgggtttagccgtctttaaagacgtgtggctaaacccgaatgattctaggtctagagttagttccagttttaatttaataacaatacacAACCTAGCGCTATCTAgcgctaactagcgctacttagAACTGTCaaattagaactaactctagaactagaatcattcgggtttagccgtctttagagacgtgtggctaaacccgaatgattctaggtctagagttagttccagttttaatttaataacaatacacAACCTAGCGCTATCTAGCGCTACTTAGAACTGTCaacctagaactaactctagaactagaatcattcgggtttagccgtctttagagacgtgtggctaaacccgaatgattctaggtctagagttagttccagttttaatttaataataatacacaaCCTAGAGCTATTtagtgctaactagcgctattTAGAACTGTCaaattagaactaactctagatctagaactagaaacattcgggtttagtcgtctttagagacgtgtggctaaacccgaatgattctaggtctacagttagttccagttttaatttaataacaatacacAACCTAGAGCtatctagtgctaactagcgctattTAGAACTGTCaaattagaactaactctagatctagaactagaaacattcgggtttagtcgtctttagagacgtgtggctaaacccgaatgattctaggtctacagttagttccagttttaatttaataacaatacacAACCTAGCGCTATCTAgcgctaactagcgctacttagAACTGTCaacctagaactaactctagaactagaatcattcgggtttagccgtctttaaagacgtgtggctaaacccgaatgattctaggtctagagttagttccagttttaatttaataacaatacacAACCTAGAGCTATTtagtgctaactagcgctattTAGAACTGTCaaattagaactaactctagatctagaactagaaacattcgggtttagtcgtctttagagacgtgtggctaaacccgaatgattctaggtctacagttagttccagttttaatttaataacaatacacAACCTAGCGCTACTTAGAACTGTCaacctagaactaactctagaactagaatcattcgggtttagccgtctttagagacgtgtggctaaacccgaatgattctaggtctagagttagtttcagttttaatttaataacaatacacAACCTAGAGCTATTtagtgctaactagcgctattTAGAACTGTCaaattagaactaactctagatctagaactagaaacattcgggtttagtcgtctttagagacgtgtggctaaaccccaaaggattctaggtctagagttagtttcagttttaatttaataacaatacacAACCTAGAGCTATTTAGTACTAACTAGCGCTATTTAGAACTGTCaaattagaactaactctagatctagaaccagaaacattcgggtatagtcgtctttagagacgtgtggctaaacccgaatgattctaggtctacaGTTAGTtacagttttaatttaataataatacacaaCCAAGAGCTATCTACTGCTAACTAGCTCTACTTAGagctgtcactagaactaacactaaagacggctaaacccaaatgattctagttctagatctagaatcaGTGCATCTAAAGAATTGTTTTACCTGTTGTAGAGCATTCATGCATTTAATATAAACCGGATCTCTCATAACAATCATTAAAATCGGCATTTGGTTATCAATTAAAGCCAATGGTCCATGTTTTAATTCGCCAGCCATGATTCCTTCACTGTGCATGTAAGTTAATTCTTTtactttctaaaaaaattaacaaaaaaaaaattaaactgatttgattaattaaaatttattaaaacataccAAGGCACCTTCCAAACAAGTTGCGAAATTAAATCCACGCCCcataattaaaagtgatttctgTTGATACAAATCCTTGGCCAATTCTTCAACCTCCTTATCCAACTGTAAAACCGTGCGAATTTGCTCGTCAATAATTTGTAATCCTTCGATGATTTCACGTCTTCTCTTCGCCAAAGAATTGCGATCCTCGGACATAACCAAAGCGAACATGaccaaagaaataaattggCTTGTGTAAGCTTTTGTTGAAGCGACTCCAATTTCCGGTCCGGCGTTAATGTGAACTCCGCAATGGGATTCGCGACAAATCGAGCTCCCCACGGTGTTTGTGATCCCGACGATTAAAGCCCCGCGGGATTTGCAATAACGCAAAGCCATTAAGGTGTCGGCAGTTTCGCCCGATTGCGAAATAAAGAAGCAAACGTCGTCTCTAAAAACTGGAGTGGTGCGATCTAAAAAGTCGCTCGCCAATTCGACCATCACAGGGAGTTCGGTGAGTTCTTCTAAAAGTTGTCTGGTAGCGATTGCGCTATGGTAACTTGTACCGCAACCGATTAACATTAATCTGCGGCACCTTTTTATCTCTTGAACGTAATCTTTTATACCACCAAGGGTTACagtctaaattaaaaaaattaattaaaacaaaattaattaattacaaaaaattataattacgtgattttcaaaattaactcTTCCCCTCATAGTATTAACAACAGATTCGGGTTGTtcgaaaatttctttttgcataaaatgGCTGTAATTGCCTTTCATAATTTGTTGGAGTTCTATTTTTAAGGTGGTAATCTCGCGGGAATGAGGATCATCCAATGATCTTCTCAAGCGGTGAATGCTTAAAGCCCCGTCTTTAACGGCGGCTACATCGTCGTCTTCGAAATAAATCACACGATTTGTGTGTTCGATGACGGCGGAGGCGTCGGAGGCGAAGAAATACTCAACTTCGTTGTCTTCTAATGGTTGAAATTCGGATGTGGATTCGGTGCGGGGTAATAATGGCATATCTCCGCGGCCGTGGGGGCGGTGATCTGGTAATGATTGAAAAGGAAAGAATTGGTAAAAATGAGATTTATGgtaaattgtttgaaaaaaattgaggtggaattaaaagaagaagcacagaaattttaaaagaataaaagtgTTTAAGTACGCATGTGAAGTtagttacaaatttttaaattaagaaaattgagAATCGCATCGAGTATAGCTCTTGGTAAATCATAGTGAGTggaaaaaacactttttccTAAAGTTCCAATATTGGAACTATGGGAAAAACGAGtccataaagatttttaataatttcagacCCTTCATAGTTGCAGAACTCATTCTAGTAATAGAAGACGAGGACTTTTGGGTAGCTGTTGTTTTTATCCATCGTCCAGATGATGGTGCTGAAAGTGCCGAAGATAGCGGCAATGAAGACTTCTggctaaacacgaatgattctagttctagagttagttctagttttaaatccATGAAGTATATAACATCCTCGcattgaataacaactaaaactgcAATTAACACTATCACCAGAACTAActgtagacctagaactagaatcattcgggtttagccacacgtctctaaagacggctaaacccgaatgattccagttctaggtctagagttagttctagttttagttcaataacaataCACAACCTAGCGCTATCTAATGCTAGCTAGCACTACTTagaactgtcactagaactaactctagatctataactagaatcattcgagtttagccacacgtctctaaagacggctaaacctgaatgattctagttctaggtctagagttagttctagtttagtTCAACAACAATACACAACCTAGCGGTATCTAGCGTTACTTAGATCTGtcgctagaactaactctagatctaaaactagaatcattcgggtttagccacacgtgtctaaagacggctaaactcgaatgattctagttctaggtctagagtcagttttagttcaataacaataCACAACCTAGCGCTATCTAATGCTAGCTAGCACTACTTAGAACTGTCAccagaactaactctagatctataactagaatcatttgagtttagctacacgtctctaaagacggctaaacctgaatgattctagttctagagttagttctagtttttcaataacaatacaCAACCTAGCGGTATCTAGCGTTACTTAAatctgtcactagaactaactctatatctaaaactagaatcattcgggtttagccacacgtctctaaagacggctaaacttgaatgattctagttttagatctagagttagttctagttttagttcaataacaataCACAACCTAGCGCTATCTAATGCTAGCTAGCACTACTTagaactgtcactagaactaactctagatctataactagaatcattcgagtttagccacacgtctctaaagacggctaaacctgaatgattctagttctaggtctagagttagttctagtttagttcaataacaataCACAACCTAGCGGTATCTAGCGTTACTTAGatctgtcactagaactaactctagatctaaaactagaatcatttgggtttagccacacgtctctaaagacggctaaacccgaatgattctagttctaggtctagagtcagttttagttttagtttaataacagTACACAACCTAGCGCTATCTAATGCTAGCTAGCAATACTTAgaactgttactagaactaactctagatct
Proteins encoded in this region:
- the LOC111418199 gene encoding glutamine--fructose-6-phosphate aminotransferase [isomerizing] 2-like isoform X12, with the translated sequence MCGIFGYINYLTPRSRKEILELLVNGLKRLEYRGYDSAGVAIDSPDKTMTLIKKTGKVALLEEEINKLKESEIDMDDKIDTHCGIAHTRWATHGVPSEINCHPQRSDEENAFLVVHNGIITNYKEVKVFLQNKGFCFESDTDTEIIAKLILHFYNIHPNYSFRELVEQVVQQMEGAFALCFKSKHFPGECVATRRGSPLLVGIKTKNRLSTDYVPILYSKDHRPHGRGDMPLLPRTESTSEFQPLEDNEVEYFFASDASAVIEHTNRVIYFEDDDVAAVKDGALSIHRLRRSLDDPHSREITTLKIELQQIMKGNYSHFMQKEIFEQPESVVNTMRGRVNFENHTVTLGGIKDYVQEIKRCRRLMLIGCGTSYHSAIATRQLLEELTELPVMVELASDFLDRTTPVFRDDVCFFISQSGETADTLMALRYCKSRGALIVGITNTVGSSICRESHCGVHINAGPEIGVASTKAYTSQFISLVMFALVMSEDRNSLAKRRREIIEGLQIIDEQIRTVLQLDKEVEELAKDLYQQKSLLIMGRGFNFATCLEGALKVKELTYMHSEGIMAGELKHGPLALIDNQMPILMIVMRDPVYIKCMNALQQVTAREGRPIIICEQGDDETAKFAYRSLQIPHAVDALQGILTVIPMQLLSYHIAMLRGCNVDCPRNLAKSVTVE
- the LOC111418199 gene encoding glutamine--fructose-6-phosphate aminotransferase [isomerizing] 2-like isoform X8 — protein: MCGIFGYINYLTPRSRKEILELLVNGLKRLEYRGYDSAGVAIDSPDKTMTLIKKTGKVALLEEEINKLKESEIDMDDKIDTHCGIAHTRWATHGVPSEINCHPQRSDEENAFLVVHNGIITNYKEVKVFLQNKGFCFESDTDTEIIAKLILHFYNIHPNYSFRELVEQVVQQMEGAFALCFKSKHFPGECVATRRGSPLLVGIKTKNRLSTDYVPILYSKDEPISKVYEVIESEDHRPHGRGDMPLLPRTESTSEFQPLEDNEVEYFFASDASAVIEHTNRVIYFEDDDVAAVKDGALSIHRLRRSLDDPHSREITTLKIELQQIMKGNYSHFMQKEIFEQPESVVNTMRGRVNFENHTVTLGGIKDYVQEIKRCRRLMLIGCGTSYHSAIATRQLLEELTELPVMVELASDFLDRTTPVFRDDVCFFISQSGETADTLMALRYCKSRGALIVGITNTVGSSICRESHCGVHINAGPEIGVASTKAYTSQFISLVMFALVMSEDRNSLAKRRREIIEGLQIIDEQIRTVLQLDKEVEELAKDLYQQKSLLIMGRGFNFATCLEGALKVKELTYMHSEGIMAGELKHGPLALIDNQMPILMIVMRDPVYIKCMNALQQVTAREGRPIIICEQGDDETAKFAYRSLQIPHAVDALQGILTVIPMQLLSYHIAMLRGCNVDCPRNLAKSVTVE
- the LOC111418199 gene encoding glutamine--fructose-6-phosphate aminotransferase [isomerizing] 2-like isoform X11, giving the protein MCGIFGYINYLTPRSRKEILELLVNGLKRLEYRGYDSAGVAIDSPDKTMTLIKKTGKVALLEEEINKLKESEIDMDDKIDTHCGIAHTRWATHGVPSEINCHPQRSDEENAFLVVHNGIITNYKEVKVFLQNKGFCFESDTDTEIIAKLILHFYNIHPNYSFRELVEQVVQQMEGAFALCFKSKHFPGECVATRRGSPLLVGIKTKNRLSTDYVPILYSKDETSQKKDHRPHGRGDMPLLPRTESTSEFQPLEDNEVEYFFASDASAVIEHTNRVIYFEDDDVAAVKDGALSIHRLRRSLDDPHSREITTLKIELQQIMKGNYSHFMQKEIFEQPESVVNTMRGRVNFENHTVTLGGIKDYVQEIKRCRRLMLIGCGTSYHSAIATRQLLEELTELPVMVELASDFLDRTTPVFRDDVCFFISQSGETADTLMALRYCKSRGALIVGITNTVGSSICRESHCGVHINAGPEIGVASTKAYTSQFISLVMFALVMSEDRNSLAKRRREIIEGLQIIDEQIRTVLQLDKEVEELAKDLYQQKSLLIMGRGFNFATCLEGALKVKELTYMHSEGIMAGELKHGPLALIDNQMPILMIVMRDPVYIKCMNALQQVTAREGRPIIICEQGDDETAKFAYRSLQIPHAVDALQGILTVIPMQLLSYHIAMLRGCNVDCPRNLAKSVTVE
- the LOC111418199 gene encoding glutamine--fructose-6-phosphate aminotransferase [isomerizing] 2-like isoform X3 — protein: MCGIFGYINYLTPRSRKEILELLVNGLKRLEYRGYDSAGVAIDSPDKTMTLIKKTGKVALLEEEINKLKESEIDMDDKIDTHCGIAHTRWATHGVPSEINCHPQRSDEENAFLVVHNGIITNYKEVKVFLQNKGFCFESDTDTEIIAKLILHFYNIHPNYSFRELVEQVVQQMEGAFALCFKSKHFPGECVATRRGSPLLVGIKTKNRLSTDYVPILYSKDEPISKVYEVIESEESDNTHSDHRPHGRGDMPLLPRTESTSEFQPLEDNEVEYFFASDASAVIEHTNRVIYFEDDDVAAVKDGALSIHRLRRSLDDPHSREITTLKIELQQIMKGNYSHFMQKEIFEQPESVVNTMRGRVNFENHTVTLGGIKDYVQEIKRCRRLMLIGCGTSYHSAIATRQLLEELTELPVMVELASDFLDRTTPVFRDDVCFFISQSGETADTLMALRYCKSRGALIVGITNTVGSSICRESHCGVHINAGPEIGVASTKAYTSQFISLVMFALVMSEDRNSLAKRRREIIEGLQIIDEQIRTVLQLDKEVEELAKDLYQQKSLLIMGRGFNFATCLEGALKVKELTYMHSEGIMAGELKHGPLALIDNQMPILMIVMRDPVYIKCMNALQQVTAREGRPIIICEQGDDETAKFAYRSLQIPHAVDALQGILTVIPMQLLSYHIAMLRGCNVDCPRNLAKSVTVE
- the LOC111418199 gene encoding glutamine--fructose-6-phosphate aminotransferase [isomerizing] 2-like isoform X2; this translates as MCGIFGYINYLTPRSRKEILELLVNGLKRLEYRGYDSAGVAIDSPDKTMTLIKKTGKVALLEEEINKLKESEIDMDDKIDTHCGIAHTRWATHGVPSEINCHPQRSDEENAFLVVHNGIITNYKEVKVFLQNKGFCFESDTDTEIIAKLILHFYNIHPNYSFRELVEQVVQQMEGAFALCFKSKHFPGECVATRRGSPLLVGIKTKNRLSTDYVPILYSKDETSQKKVYEVIESEESDNTHSDHRPHGRGDMPLLPRTESTSEFQPLEDNEVEYFFASDASAVIEHTNRVIYFEDDDVAAVKDGALSIHRLRRSLDDPHSREITTLKIELQQIMKGNYSHFMQKEIFEQPESVVNTMRGRVNFENHTVTLGGIKDYVQEIKRCRRLMLIGCGTSYHSAIATRQLLEELTELPVMVELASDFLDRTTPVFRDDVCFFISQSGETADTLMALRYCKSRGALIVGITNTVGSSICRESHCGVHINAGPEIGVASTKAYTSQFISLVMFALVMSEDRNSLAKRRREIIEGLQIIDEQIRTVLQLDKEVEELAKDLYQQKSLLIMGRGFNFATCLEGALKVKELTYMHSEGIMAGELKHGPLALIDNQMPILMIVMRDPVYIKCMNALQQVTAREGRPIIICEQGDDETAKFAYRSLQIPHAVDALQGILTVIPMQLLSYHIAMLRGCNVDCPRNLAKSVTVE
- the LOC111418199 gene encoding glutamine--fructose-6-phosphate aminotransferase [isomerizing] 2-like isoform X4, coding for MCGIFGYINYLTPRSRKEILELLVNGLKRLEYRGYDSAGVAIDSPDKTMTLIKKTGKVALLEEEINKLKESEIDMDDKIDTHCGIAHTRWATHGVPSEINCHPQRSDEENAFLVVHNGIITNYKEVKVFLQNKGFCFESDTDTEIIAKLILHFYNIHPNYSFRELVEQVVQQMEGAFALCFKSKHFPGECVATRRGSPLLVGIKTKNRLSTDYVPILYSKDETSQKKDEPISKVYEVIESEDHRPHGRGDMPLLPRTESTSEFQPLEDNEVEYFFASDASAVIEHTNRVIYFEDDDVAAVKDGALSIHRLRRSLDDPHSREITTLKIELQQIMKGNYSHFMQKEIFEQPESVVNTMRGRVNFENHTVTLGGIKDYVQEIKRCRRLMLIGCGTSYHSAIATRQLLEELTELPVMVELASDFLDRTTPVFRDDVCFFISQSGETADTLMALRYCKSRGALIVGITNTVGSSICRESHCGVHINAGPEIGVASTKAYTSQFISLVMFALVMSEDRNSLAKRRREIIEGLQIIDEQIRTVLQLDKEVEELAKDLYQQKSLLIMGRGFNFATCLEGALKVKELTYMHSEGIMAGELKHGPLALIDNQMPILMIVMRDPVYIKCMNALQQVTAREGRPIIICEQGDDETAKFAYRSLQIPHAVDALQGILTVIPMQLLSYHIAMLRGCNVDCPRNLAKSVTVE
- the LOC111418199 gene encoding glutamine--fructose-6-phosphate aminotransferase [isomerizing] 2-like isoform X1, which encodes MCGIFGYINYLTPRSRKEILELLVNGLKRLEYRGYDSAGVAIDSPDKTMTLIKKTGKVALLEEEINKLKESEIDMDDKIDTHCGIAHTRWATHGVPSEINCHPQRSDEENAFLVVHNGIITNYKEVKVFLQNKGFCFESDTDTEIIAKLILHFYNIHPNYSFRELVEQVVQQMEGAFALCFKSKHFPGECVATRRGSPLLVGIKTKNRLSTDYVPILYSKDETSQKKDEPISKVYEVIESEESDNTHSDHRPHGRGDMPLLPRTESTSEFQPLEDNEVEYFFASDASAVIEHTNRVIYFEDDDVAAVKDGALSIHRLRRSLDDPHSREITTLKIELQQIMKGNYSHFMQKEIFEQPESVVNTMRGRVNFENHTVTLGGIKDYVQEIKRCRRLMLIGCGTSYHSAIATRQLLEELTELPVMVELASDFLDRTTPVFRDDVCFFISQSGETADTLMALRYCKSRGALIVGITNTVGSSICRESHCGVHINAGPEIGVASTKAYTSQFISLVMFALVMSEDRNSLAKRRREIIEGLQIIDEQIRTVLQLDKEVEELAKDLYQQKSLLIMGRGFNFATCLEGALKVKELTYMHSEGIMAGELKHGPLALIDNQMPILMIVMRDPVYIKCMNALQQVTAREGRPIIICEQGDDETAKFAYRSLQIPHAVDALQGILTVIPMQLLSYHIAMLRGCNVDCPRNLAKSVTVE
- the LOC111418199 gene encoding glutamine--fructose-6-phosphate aminotransferase [isomerizing] 2-like isoform X9, which produces MCGIFGYINYLTPRSRKEILELLVNGLKRLEYRGYDSAGVAIDSPDKTMTLIKKTGKVALLEEEINKLKESEIDMDDKIDTHCGIAHTRWATHGVPSEINCHPQRSDEENAFLVVHNGIITNYKEVKVFLQNKGFCFESDTDTEIIAKLILHFYNIHPNYSFRELVEQVVQQMEGAFALCFKSKHFPGECVATRRGSPLLVGIKTKNRLSTDYVPILYSKVYEVIESEDHRPHGRGDMPLLPRTESTSEFQPLEDNEVEYFFASDASAVIEHTNRVIYFEDDDVAAVKDGALSIHRLRRSLDDPHSREITTLKIELQQIMKGNYSHFMQKEIFEQPESVVNTMRGRVNFENHTVTLGGIKDYVQEIKRCRRLMLIGCGTSYHSAIATRQLLEELTELPVMVELASDFLDRTTPVFRDDVCFFISQSGETADTLMALRYCKSRGALIVGITNTVGSSICRESHCGVHINAGPEIGVASTKAYTSQFISLVMFALVMSEDRNSLAKRRREIIEGLQIIDEQIRTVLQLDKEVEELAKDLYQQKSLLIMGRGFNFATCLEGALKVKELTYMHSEGIMAGELKHGPLALIDNQMPILMIVMRDPVYIKCMNALQQVTAREGRPIIICEQGDDETAKFAYRSLQIPHAVDALQGILTVIPMQLLSYHIAMLRGCNVDCPRNLAKSVTVE
- the LOC111418199 gene encoding glutamine--fructose-6-phosphate aminotransferase [isomerizing] 2-like isoform X5, translating into MCGIFGYINYLTPRSRKEILELLVNGLKRLEYRGYDSAGVAIDSPDKTMTLIKKTGKVALLEEEINKLKESEIDMDDKIDTHCGIAHTRWATHGVPSEINCHPQRSDEENAFLVVHNGIITNYKEVKVFLQNKGFCFESDTDTEIIAKLILHFYNIHPNYSFRELVEQVVQQMEGAFALCFKSKHFPGECVATRRGSPLLVGIKTKNRLSTDYVPILYSKVYEVIESEESDNTHSDHRPHGRGDMPLLPRTESTSEFQPLEDNEVEYFFASDASAVIEHTNRVIYFEDDDVAAVKDGALSIHRLRRSLDDPHSREITTLKIELQQIMKGNYSHFMQKEIFEQPESVVNTMRGRVNFENHTVTLGGIKDYVQEIKRCRRLMLIGCGTSYHSAIATRQLLEELTELPVMVELASDFLDRTTPVFRDDVCFFISQSGETADTLMALRYCKSRGALIVGITNTVGSSICRESHCGVHINAGPEIGVASTKAYTSQFISLVMFALVMSEDRNSLAKRRREIIEGLQIIDEQIRTVLQLDKEVEELAKDLYQQKSLLIMGRGFNFATCLEGALKVKELTYMHSEGIMAGELKHGPLALIDNQMPILMIVMRDPVYIKCMNALQQVTAREGRPIIICEQGDDETAKFAYRSLQIPHAVDALQGILTVIPMQLLSYHIAMLRGCNVDCPRNLAKSVTVE
- the LOC111418199 gene encoding glutamine--fructose-6-phosphate aminotransferase [isomerizing] 2-like isoform X10; its protein translation is MCGIFGYINYLTPRSRKEILELLVNGLKRLEYRGYDSAGVAIDSPDKTMTLIKKTGKVALLEEEINKLKESEIDMDDKIDTHCGIAHTRWATHGVPSEINCHPQRSDEENAFLVVHNGIITNYKEVKVFLQNKGFCFESDTDTEIIAKLILHFYNIHPNYSFRELVEQVVQQMEGAFALCFKSKHFPGECVATRRGSPLLVGIKTKNRLSTDYVPILYSKESDNTHSDHRPHGRGDMPLLPRTESTSEFQPLEDNEVEYFFASDASAVIEHTNRVIYFEDDDVAAVKDGALSIHRLRRSLDDPHSREITTLKIELQQIMKGNYSHFMQKEIFEQPESVVNTMRGRVNFENHTVTLGGIKDYVQEIKRCRRLMLIGCGTSYHSAIATRQLLEELTELPVMVELASDFLDRTTPVFRDDVCFFISQSGETADTLMALRYCKSRGALIVGITNTVGSSICRESHCGVHINAGPEIGVASTKAYTSQFISLVMFALVMSEDRNSLAKRRREIIEGLQIIDEQIRTVLQLDKEVEELAKDLYQQKSLLIMGRGFNFATCLEGALKVKELTYMHSEGIMAGELKHGPLALIDNQMPILMIVMRDPVYIKCMNALQQVTAREGRPIIICEQGDDETAKFAYRSLQIPHAVDALQGILTVIPMQLLSYHIAMLRGCNVDCPRNLAKSVTVE
- the LOC111418199 gene encoding glutamine--fructose-6-phosphate aminotransferase [isomerizing] 2-like isoform X6, encoding MCGIFGYINYLTPRSRKEILELLVNGLKRLEYRGYDSAGVAIDSPDKTMTLIKKTGKVALLEEEINKLKESEIDMDDKIDTHCGIAHTRWATHGVPSEINCHPQRSDEENAFLVVHNGIITNYKEVKVFLQNKGFCFESDTDTEIIAKLILHFYNIHPNYSFRELVEQVVQQMEGAFALCFKSKHFPGECVATRRGSPLLVGIKTKNRLSTDYVPILYSKDETSQKKVYEVIESEDHRPHGRGDMPLLPRTESTSEFQPLEDNEVEYFFASDASAVIEHTNRVIYFEDDDVAAVKDGALSIHRLRRSLDDPHSREITTLKIELQQIMKGNYSHFMQKEIFEQPESVVNTMRGRVNFENHTVTLGGIKDYVQEIKRCRRLMLIGCGTSYHSAIATRQLLEELTELPVMVELASDFLDRTTPVFRDDVCFFISQSGETADTLMALRYCKSRGALIVGITNTVGSSICRESHCGVHINAGPEIGVASTKAYTSQFISLVMFALVMSEDRNSLAKRRREIIEGLQIIDEQIRTVLQLDKEVEELAKDLYQQKSLLIMGRGFNFATCLEGALKVKELTYMHSEGIMAGELKHGPLALIDNQMPILMIVMRDPVYIKCMNALQQVTAREGRPIIICEQGDDETAKFAYRSLQIPHAVDALQGILTVIPMQLLSYHIAMLRGCNVDCPRNLAKSVTVE
- the LOC111418199 gene encoding glutamine--fructose-6-phosphate aminotransferase [isomerizing] 2-like isoform X7, which gives rise to MCGIFGYINYLTPRSRKEILELLVNGLKRLEYRGYDSAGVAIDSPDKTMTLIKKTGKVALLEEEINKLKESEIDMDDKIDTHCGIAHTRWATHGVPSEINCHPQRSDEENAFLVVHNGIITNYKEVKVFLQNKGFCFESDTDTEIIAKLILHFYNIHPNYSFRELVEQVVQQMEGAFALCFKSKHFPGECVATRRGSPLLVGIKTKNRLSTDYVPILYSKDETSQKKESDNTHSDHRPHGRGDMPLLPRTESTSEFQPLEDNEVEYFFASDASAVIEHTNRVIYFEDDDVAAVKDGALSIHRLRRSLDDPHSREITTLKIELQQIMKGNYSHFMQKEIFEQPESVVNTMRGRVNFENHTVTLGGIKDYVQEIKRCRRLMLIGCGTSYHSAIATRQLLEELTELPVMVELASDFLDRTTPVFRDDVCFFISQSGETADTLMALRYCKSRGALIVGITNTVGSSICRESHCGVHINAGPEIGVASTKAYTSQFISLVMFALVMSEDRNSLAKRRREIIEGLQIIDEQIRTVLQLDKEVEELAKDLYQQKSLLIMGRGFNFATCLEGALKVKELTYMHSEGIMAGELKHGPLALIDNQMPILMIVMRDPVYIKCMNALQQVTAREGRPIIICEQGDDETAKFAYRSLQIPHAVDALQGILTVIPMQLLSYHIAMLRGCNVDCPRNLAKSVTVE